The genomic interval AGCGGGCCTGGTGCGCCGCCCGGATATAGGGCTGATGCGACGATGTGCGCCGCAATCCATTCGGGTACTCCATCGTTCAAGCTCCAGTGTTGCCCGTGACCGATCCGTCACTGAGGGAACGATGCCGGAGCACAAACCATCAGTCTAACGAATAGTTCTGATGCTATTCATCTCCGCAATTGATGAATGGCGATCTGCGTGGTAGGCTGCGTCAAGTGAAACTGGAGAATGCAATGCCGCCCGTCCTAGAACCCGAATTGCTGCAGACCTTTATCGCCATCGCCGAAACCGGCCGCTTCACCGAAGCCGCCAAACGCGTCGGCCGCACCCAGTCGGCCGTGAGCATGCAAATCAAGCGGCTGGAGGACACGATCGGCCGTTCGCTGTTCGTGCGCGAGGGCCGGACGGTGCAGCTTTCCTCCGACGGCGAACTGCTGCTCGGCCATGCCCGCCGGGTGCTGCGCGCCCATGCAGAAGCGCTGGCCGCATTCCAGCCCTCGGAACTGACCGGAACGGTTACTATCGGATCCCCGGATGAGTATGCGGTCGCCTTCCTACCGACGATCCTGCGCAGCTTCGCCGAGACTCACCCCCAGGTGCATGTGAATGTCGTGTGCGAGCCAACGCGCAGCCTGATGCCCAAGCTCGATATGAACGAGATCGACATCATCCTGTTCACCGAGGGCGGCGAACTGAATCGCGACGACGGCAAGAGCGACCCGATCTTGTTGCGCGAGCCCGTTGTGTGGGCCGCCTCGGCAAAGCACTGCGTCCATCAGGACGATCCGGTGCCGCTGGCGCTGTTCCACTCCGGCTGCCGCTTCCGGCAATGGGCGATCGGCGCGCTGGCCGATGCGGGGCGCGGCTACCGCATCAACTACACCAGCGTAAGCTTCGCCGGCATCGAGACGGCAATCCGCGCCGGACTCGCGGTCGGTGCGATTCCCCAATCGAACGTGACCCCGGGGCTGCGCATCCTCGACGAGCGCGACGGCTTCCCGGCCCTGCCCGATTATGCGCTCGCCATGCGCCGGGCCAAGGGAGCAACATCGTGCATCCATGACCGGCTGGAGGACCACATCGTCAATTGCTTCCGCCAGGGACCGCCGCGCGAGGCCGCGGCCTAGGGCTCACGCGATCGTGTTTGCCCGGAGGCTCGACAAATCTTGAACAAAGTTCCATTTAAGGACAGTCTCACGGGCAGATTGATGAACAACGATCACCTTGGAGCCGCCATTTGAGCCGTAGCGATACGACCCAGCCCAAGCTCGACGAAACCGACCGCAAGATCCTGCGCATCATGCAGCAGGACGCGACCATCTCCTTCGAGCGGCTGGCGAAGAAGGTGAACATTTCCAAGACCGCCGTGTGGAACCGCATCCAGCGGCTGCAGCAGTCAGGCGTGATTGTCCGGCAGGCGGCGATTGTCGATGGCCGCCGCGCGGGGCTGCAGGAGGTGTTCTTCGTCACCATCCGCACCAACAGCCACGACGCCGGTTGGCTTGAGAATTTCCATCGCGCTATCCAGGAGATGCCGGAAATTCAGGAGGCCCATCGACTTGCCGGCGAGATCGACTATCTGCTGAAGGTGCGCGTGCCCTCGACCGCGGAATTCGATGCGTTCTACAAGCGCCTCATTTCGCGGATCTCGATCTATAACGTCACCAGCAGCCTCTCGATGGAGGTGCTGAAGGAAGAGACCGCGCTGCCGGTATGATGCGCGCTTGGCGTCGCGCAGAAAAGTCTTTACAAGCGCGGCTTTGACTTTTAAGCGACGCAATCCGATTTTCCTGACAAGCCGTGATCTCGAATGCCGCCCTCGCGGGAGGAATGCCGATGGAACAGTTTTCCTGCGCCGCCGAGTTGCTCCGTCATCGCAGGCCGGATGTGCCGGTTCTGTGCGTGCGTCCGCATGCCGCCGCGCGGGCAGTCGAGTGGTTCCGCGACAGCTTCCCCGGCCGAACCCTTTATGCCGTGAAGGCCAACGACGCGCCGGATGTGCTTGCCGCGCTGCATCAGGCGGGGCTTCGCGATTTCGACGCCGCCTCTCTCGATGAAATCGCGCGCGTGAACGCGCTGCCCGGCGCGCAGGCGCATGTGATGAACCCGATCAAGTCGCGGTCGCTGATCCGCGCGGCCTATTTCGACTATGGCGTGCGCACCTTCGCTTTCGACAGCGCGGCGGAACTCGACAAGATCCTGACCGAAACCGGCGGCGCGCGCGACCTGACGCTGATGCTGCGCATCGTCTGCCCGAACACGCACAGCGAAATCCCGCTGGAGGGCAAATACGGCGTGGCGCTGAGCGACGCAGCCGACCTGCTGATGCGCGCGCGCGCCGTGGCCGAGCGGCTGGGCCTGACTTTCCATGTCGGCTCCCAGGCAATGTCGCCCGAGGGCTTTGGCGAGGCGCTACGCACGACCGCGCGCTATATCGCCACCGCGCCGGCGCGCATCGACCTGGTGGATGTCGGGGGCGGATTTCCCGCGCGTTATCCGGGGCTGGAGCCGCCGCCGCTGAGCGCCTTCGTGGACGCGATCGCGGAGAGTTTCGACCGGCTATGGGTGGGCGACAATTGTGAGCTGTGGGCCGAGCCGGGCCGCGCGCTGGTGGCCGAGGCGGAGTCCGTGCTGGTGCGGGTCGAGGCCCGCAAGGGCGGCACGCTGTACATCAACGACGGCGCGTTCGGCACGCTGTTCGACGCCGCGCATGCGAATTTCGTGTTCCCGACGCGGGCGCTGCGCGCCGGCGAAGGCGAGATCGACGGCCCGGAGACAGGGTTCGCGCTGTTCGGTCCGACCTGCGACAGCTTCGATCATCTGCCGGGGCCGTTCATGCTGCCGGCCGACATCGGCGAGGGCGATTACATCGAGATCGGCAACATTGGCGCTTACGGACATGTGATGGCTTCGCCGTTCAACGGCTTTGGCAGGTATGAGCGGGTGAGCCTCACCGATGCGCCGATGATGAGCATGTATGACGCTGACACCGAGGCCCGCCCCGCCGACAAGGCCGGCGCGCTGGGCTAGCGCCATGTCTCTTGACTACCGCCGGCCGGAAGACGGTTTTCTGGGCCTGAGCGCCGCGGAGGCCGCAGCGCCGGAGCGGGCTGGCGCGGTTATCATTCCCTTCGGCATGGAGAAAACGGTCAGCTACGGCACCGGCACCGCGCGCGGCGCTGAGGCGATCATCGCGGCCAGCCCGGAGCTTGAATTCTTCGATGACGAGCTTTGGTGCGAGCCCTACCGGCAGTTCGGCATCGCCACGCTGGCGCCGCAGAGCGTGGCGGCTTCGGCCGCCGATGCGCTGGACCAGCTGGCCGCGCTAACCGGTGCGGCGCTGGATGCGGGACATTTTCCCCTGGTCCTCGGCGGCGAGCACACGCTGACGGCGGGCGCGATACGGCCCTTCGCCGCGCGCTACCCGGACCTCGCCGTACTGCATCTCGACGCGCATACCGACCTGCGCGACAGCTACGAGGACAACCCGTTATCCCATGCCTGCGCCATGCGCCGCGTGCTGGATCAGGGTGTGGAGATCGTCTCTGCCGGCATCCGCGCAATCTCGGCTGAGGAAGTGCCCCTGCTGGAAGCAACCCCCCAGCGGGTGCGGGTATTCTGGGGCCGCGAGCGCGCAAGCTGGTCGCTGGAAGAGATCGTCGCCCCGCTGCGCGGCCGGCCGCTTTATGTCAGCCTGGACATCGACGTGCTCGACGCCGGGATCATGCCCGCAACTGGCACGCCCGAGCCGGGCGGCCTTTCCTTCGACGAGGTCTGCGCCGTGCTGCGCGCTGCGTCGGGCGCGAGCCGCATTGTCGGCGCCGATCTCGTGGAACTGGCGCCGATCCCGGGCTTCCACGCTTACGACTTCACCGCCGCCAAGCTCGCCTACAAGCTGCTCGCCTACGCCTTGACGGAAACAGGCTAGGGCTGGACGACAAAGTCCGTGCCACGCCCGGTTTCGCGTCCCAGGCCGGCGTCCGAGATGATCATCGACGAGCCGGGCGTCAGCATCCGCTCCAGCCGGTCGCGGAGGATTCTGGGGATGCTCACGCGATCGAGCGCCGCATTTGCGTCAACGCCCGGCGCCTCTTCCGTGGTCAGCGCGAGCCACTGAGTCTGCTCATCGGTTGGCGCAAAACTCTGCGAGAAGTAGACATGCGTTCCAAGCGGTTCATCTGGGTTTTTGAGCCTCACCGGCGCGTCGAACACTTGCTTGAAGCCCTGACGCACATACAGATGCCCCGTCGGCGCAGGCTCGCCGCGCGCGTCGAGGAACAGCTTGTCGCGCAGTTCCTCTGAAAACGCGCCGGTCGCCTTCAGGCCCTTGTCTTCCTGGTATTCCTGAATCGCAGCGCCGGTGAGGCGGCCCATGAACCCGTCAATCGGTCCAGGGTCATAACCCAGTTCCCGCAGCAGCATCTGGACGTCGCGGATGCGCTCGCGACCGAGGCGCTTGGTGATCAGGATCCGCACCGGCTCTTCGGAGCGCGCGATATAGCTCTCCAGGCGGTGCATGTCGTGTTCCAGATCGGCCATGAGCAGCGCCCCCTCCTTCGCCGACATCGGCTCCGGCGCGTTGGTGGCGTCGGTCATCACGGTCTTGTCCTGGGGGCGGGTCAAGGAAGCGTATTTGCGCGCCCGGTCGGCCGGCGCAGGCAGCGCGATACTCACCAGGTTGCCCTCTTCATAGGCCAGCCGCTTTTTTAGCGCCTTCCGGGCGTCCATCGTCACCAGATCAAGCGGCTGCGGCTGCAACAGTTTGTCGTGCTTGATCCTGTGCGGCGTCGTCTCGCCGCGCGTCACGATCACATGCCCACCGACATCGGTTTTCTTGAACAGCGTGCTCGCTGAACCCCGTGGCAGGCGAATGCAACCGTGCGAGGCTGGGTAACGCGGCACGTGGCCGGAGGCATGCAGCGCAATGCCGGACCAGGTCAGACGCTGCATGAACGGCATCGGCGCGTTGTTATAGATGTTGGAGCGGTGCCAGCGCCGCTTCTCAAGGATGCTGTAGACGCCCGCCGGGGTCGAATAGCCGCGCTTGCCCGTCGACACGCGCGAGGTGAAAACCCGCTCTGTCCCGCGATAAACGTACATGTGCTGTTTTTCCAGGGACACCACGATCTTGAGCGGATCGGGCTTGGTCAGGAGGCTGCTGGCGCCCTGGGCGGCTGCCGGTGGTGCAGCGATAAGGCCCGCGGAGAGAAAAGCCGTGGGAACAGCCCCAGAACGAAACACAATACGCGACAACTCGCTGCAACGCGGCAGACGCAACATGATACCCCACTCCCAAAACACAAAGAACACGCTGGCCTTCGGGAAAATTCCGACGGCCACCCCTTTGTCCAAAGTATTACACAGCTCTTAACGGCTGGTGAATATTGATTTTCGTCAAATTTCTAGAAAAGGCGTCGGGCGATGCTTTTCGGCAACCATCGCGGGAGGGGTATCAGCTGTTCTCAAGTTGCTCGCGCAGCATCTCCAGTTCCAGCCAGCGATCCTCGGCCTCGGAGAGCGCCTTGTGAATTTCGCCGAGCCGGGTGGTCGCCCGCTCGAAGCCTTCGGGGTCGCGGCTGTAGAAGTCCGGGTCGGCGAGCCGCTCCTCCAGCTTGCGGGCCTGCGTGCGCAGCCGCTCGATCTCACCGGGGAGTGTCTCCAGCGCGTGCTTCTGCTTGAAGCTCAGTCGACCACGATTGTTGGTGTCGCGCTTGGGCTTTGCCTTGGGCTGGGACTTCTGCTTGCCGCCCTTCGGCTTGTCCTTGCCCAGCTCCGCGCCGCGCTGGGCCAGCATGTCTGAATAGCCCCCGGCATATTCGCGCCAGACGCCGCCGCCTTCGGGCGCCAGTACCGAGCCGACAATCCGATCGAGGAAGTCGCGGTCGTGGCTGATCAGCAGCACTGTCCCCTCATAACTGCCCAGCATGTCCTGCAGCACGTCCAGCGTGTCGAGGTCGAGATCGTTGGTCGGCTCGTCCAGGACCAGAAGGTTCGAGGGCGTCGCCATCGCCCGCGCGATCATCAGGCGTGCCCGCTCACCGCCGGAGAGGGCGCGCACGGGTGTGCCCATCTGCTCAGGCGTAAACAGGAAATCCTTCATGTAGGCGGCAACGTGTTTGGTCTGCCCGCCGACGTCGATCATGTCGCTGCCGCCGCGCGTGATCGCGTCTTTCAGCGACGCGTCGGGGTCGAGCTGTGCGCGGTCCTGCTCCAGCGTGGCCATCGCCAGGTTCGCGCCCAGCCGGATCG from Dichotomicrobium thermohalophilum carries:
- a CDS encoding LysR substrate-binding domain-containing protein is translated as MPPVLEPELLQTFIAIAETGRFTEAAKRVGRTQSAVSMQIKRLEDTIGRSLFVREGRTVQLSSDGELLLGHARRVLRAHAEALAAFQPSELTGTVTIGSPDEYAVAFLPTILRSFAETHPQVHVNVVCEPTRSLMPKLDMNEIDIILFTEGGELNRDDGKSDPILLREPVVWAASAKHCVHQDDPVPLALFHSGCRFRQWAIGALADAGRGYRINYTSVSFAGIETAIRAGLAVGAIPQSNVTPGLRILDERDGFPALPDYALAMRRAKGATSCIHDRLEDHIVNCFRQGPPREAAA
- a CDS encoding Lrp/AsnC family transcriptional regulator; the encoded protein is MSRSDTTQPKLDETDRKILRIMQQDATISFERLAKKVNISKTAVWNRIQRLQQSGVIVRQAAIVDGRRAGLQEVFFVTIRTNSHDAGWLENFHRAIQEMPEIQEAHRLAGEIDYLLKVRVPSTAEFDAFYKRLISRISIYNVTSSLSMEVLKEETALPV
- a CDS encoding type III PLP-dependent enzyme; protein product: MEQFSCAAELLRHRRPDVPVLCVRPHAAARAVEWFRDSFPGRTLYAVKANDAPDVLAALHQAGLRDFDAASLDEIARVNALPGAQAHVMNPIKSRSLIRAAYFDYGVRTFAFDSAAELDKILTETGGARDLTLMLRIVCPNTHSEIPLEGKYGVALSDAADLLMRARAVAERLGLTFHVGSQAMSPEGFGEALRTTARYIATAPARIDLVDVGGGFPARYPGLEPPPLSAFVDAIAESFDRLWVGDNCELWAEPGRALVAEAESVLVRVEARKGGTLYINDGAFGTLFDAAHANFVFPTRALRAGEGEIDGPETGFALFGPTCDSFDHLPGPFMLPADIGEGDYIEIGNIGAYGHVMASPFNGFGRYERVSLTDAPMMSMYDADTEARPADKAGALG
- the speB gene encoding agmatinase is translated as MSLDYRRPEDGFLGLSAAEAAAPERAGAVIIPFGMEKTVSYGTGTARGAEAIIAASPELEFFDDELWCEPYRQFGIATLAPQSVAASAADALDQLAALTGAALDAGHFPLVLGGEHTLTAGAIRPFAARYPDLAVLHLDAHTDLRDSYEDNPLSHACAMRRVLDQGVEIVSAGIRAISAEEVPLLEATPQRVRVFWGRERASWSLEEIVAPLRGRPLYVSLDIDVLDAGIMPATGTPEPGGLSFDEVCAVLRAASGASRIVGADLVELAPIPGFHAYDFTAAKLAYKLLAYALTETG
- a CDS encoding L,D-transpeptidase family protein, yielding MLRLPRCSELSRIVFRSGAVPTAFLSAGLIAAPPAAAQGASSLLTKPDPLKIVVSLEKQHMYVYRGTERVFTSRVSTGKRGYSTPAGVYSILEKRRWHRSNIYNNAPMPFMQRLTWSGIALHASGHVPRYPASHGCIRLPRGSASTLFKKTDVGGHVIVTRGETTPHRIKHDKLLQPQPLDLVTMDARKALKKRLAYEEGNLVSIALPAPADRARKYASLTRPQDKTVMTDATNAPEPMSAKEGALLMADLEHDMHRLESYIARSEEPVRILITKRLGRERIRDVQMLLRELGYDPGPIDGFMGRLTGAAIQEYQEDKGLKATGAFSEELRDKLFLDARGEPAPTGHLYVRQGFKQVFDAPVRLKNPDEPLGTHVYFSQSFAPTDEQTQWLALTTEEAPGVDANAALDRVSIPRILRDRLERMLTPGSSMIISDAGLGRETGRGTDFVVQP